From Campylobacter pinnipediorum subsp. caledonicus:
CTATTACAAACCTTAGCAAGCTCTTTTTTTAAATTTCTAGCCTCTCCAGCAAATACCAATGGTGGTAAATTTTTTAATTTTTCTTCCACTTCATTTAATTTATCTTTGTCTGGATATTTTGGCTGTTGAAGTATATTGTATTTTCTCCAACTATCTTTACTCCACATTCGTTACATAACCTCGTTTTCTAAATTTTGATATATTTCCGATTATAACATTAAAAACTTAAAATTTTATGCTTTATTAATATATATAAAATTATAATCTATGCTTTAATTTAAGGCTTTGGTATGAATTTAAAAAACGAAGAAACACAGGGTTTGTTTCTTGCAATAATTGCTTTTACAATCTGGGGTTTTTACCCTTTATATTTTAAATTATTTAGTGAAGATGTAGGTTCGGTTGAAATTTTGGCACATAGGGTATTATGGTCTTTGATTTTTATGAGCGTATTTTTATATCTAAAATCCGGTTTTAGAAACATAAAAATTCTTTTAAAAAATAAAAAAATTAGAAATCTTTTATTTCTTAGTGGTGCCATGATAAGCATAAATTGGGGATTATACATATATGCCGTAAATACATCTCATATAGTAGAAGCTAGCCTTGGGTATTTTATAAATCCACTTATGAATATTCTAGTTGGGTTTTTGATTTTTAAAGAACACCCAAGCAAGGTTGAAAAAATTGCTGTTTTGCTTGTGTGTGTTTCTGTTTTTATTCAGATATACTATGTAGGCAAGATACCCTTTATCTCAATAATTCTACCGGTATCAATGGCTATTTATGTATCTATAAGGAAATTTATAAAGTTACGAGCTATAGATGGACTTTTTATAGAAACATTGATGATTTCATTTTTAGCTTTTGGATATTTTTTATATCTTTGTTTTACCCATCAAAACAATTTTAAAGCTGATTTTAATGGAATTTTGATGATACTTTCTGGTATAGTTACGATTTTACCACTTGTGATGTTTAATGCAGCAGCAAATAGAATAAAACTAAGCACATTAGGATATATTCATTATCTAAGCCCAACACTTACATTAGCTATCGCTGTTTTGGTATTTAATGAGAGTTTGGATCATACGAAGATAATATCTTTTATACTTATTTGGAGTGGCTTAATAGTAGTAAGTTTAGAAAAAATATATTTAAAAAATAAAAAAGGACATAAATGAATGACATAACCATAGCTTTCTTGATCTCAATAGCAGTTGCTTTTGCACTTTATATGCAAATACAAAAAATGACACAAAATATAGACATGGATGAAGCCTTAAACGGCAATTTAAAAGAAGATAATAAAAACAAAAACAGTGAATTATTATCAGAAGATAATACAGATAAATACAAATCTTTTTGCGATGAAATAGATGAACAAATAAGGGATTTAAGACAAAAAGTAAAAGATAATGATTTATTTATAAGCGATGATGTAAAAGATGAGTTTATGGCGGAACTATCACAGCTTAGCAGAAAGCTTACTTTTATACAAAATATGAACACAAAAAAAGACACCAAAAGCTGGGAGAAAGAGCTATTTGATATCTTAAGTTCACTTGAAAACTCAGTCCAAAAAAGCCTAAAAAATCCAGATGAGATAAATGAAAATATAAGAGAAAATTTAAAAGAAAGTTTTGAAAAACTTTGAAATTAAATTTACAATAAAATGATAAAGTTATAAATATTTAATATAAAAGGAATAATTTGAAAAGTATAATTTTTGTTATTTTAATGCTTATAGTTGGAATTTATGCCTATTCATGGCATTTTTTTGTTACTATCTTTGTTATATCTTTTTTAATATTTTTTCACGAATTAGGACATTTTTTAGTTGCTCGTTTTTTTGGAGTTTGTGTTAATACTTTTAGCATTGGATTTGGTGAAAAGATTTTTACAAAACGTGTTAACAATACTGATTATTGTATAAGTGCGATACCACTTGGTGGATATGTCCAGCTCAAAGGGCAAGATGACACAGATCCTAAAAATAAAAATTATGATGATGATAGCTACAACACACTAAGCCCTATAAAAAGGATTCTTATACTTTTTGCTGGACCATTTTTTAACCTTATATTGGCATTTTTTATATACATATCACTTGGTTTTATGGGAAATGAAAAACTAGCACCCGTTGTAGGAACTGTACTAGATAACTCGGCAGCAAAACAAGCTGGCATAATGGTAGATGATAAAATTCTAATAATAAATAACAAAACCATAAAAGAGTGGGATGATATAGGAAAACAAGTAAGTATAAATCCAACAAAAATAATACTACAAAGAGATGGTAAACAACTCACAATAAATCTAACACCAAAGATAGGAGAGAGTAAAAATATGTTTGGAGAAACTATACAAAAGCCACTTATAGGCATATCTCCAAAAGGCGATTTTGTAAAGGTTTATCATACTGGATTTAGCTC
This genomic window contains:
- the rarD gene encoding EamA family transporter RarD; translation: MNLKNEETQGLFLAIIAFTIWGFYPLYFKLFSEDVGSVEILAHRVLWSLIFMSVFLYLKSGFRNIKILLKNKKIRNLLFLSGAMISINWGLYIYAVNTSHIVEASLGYFINPLMNILVGFLIFKEHPSKVEKIAVLLVCVSVFIQIYYVGKIPFISIILPVSMAIYVSIRKFIKLRAIDGLFIETLMISFLAFGYFLYLCFTHQNNFKADFNGILMILSGIVTILPLVMFNAAANRIKLSTLGYIHYLSPTLTLAIAVLVFNESLDHTKIISFILIWSGLIVVSLEKIYLKNKKGHK
- the rseP gene encoding RIP metalloprotease RseP, producing the protein MKSIIFVILMLIVGIYAYSWHFFVTIFVISFLIFFHELGHFLVARFFGVCVNTFSIGFGEKIFTKRVNNTDYCISAIPLGGYVQLKGQDDTDPKNKNYDDDSYNTLSPIKRILILFAGPFFNLILAFFIYISLGFMGNEKLAPVVGTVLDNSAAKQAGIMVDDKILIINNKTIKEWDDIGKQVSINPTKIILQRDGKQLTINLTPKIGESKNMFGETIQKPLIGISPKGDFVKVYHTGFSSISYAFDETIKASKLIFLGFEKIITGIVPIKEMGGIVQITDITSKAAKTDMAILLLITALISVNLGILNLLPIPALDGGHIIFNTYELIFKKEVSEKVFAWLTYLGWAILLTMMLVATFNDIMRLGGFYK